GATCCAGCCCAACGACTCTATCGGATCGGATTTGGCTGCTCGATCGAGGCTTAACATTCCGAATGCCAAGGCGATCGCGCTGAGCGCCATCAGGGTTGGCACGAACCAGTAGCTAGAGTGGAGCGAGTCCCACAGTTTGCTCAGCTTGATGTTTTTCATCTATTATTTCTCATCAATTATTGTCGGTTCTATGAGGGCGATCGGGGTTCTCGTCTCTATGGCTGCCATTTCCATCTCTTTGGGCACGCATTTCTGCTAGCTTCCGGAGGGAACCGCCGATACTGCGGGGTTTTGGCACTTCTTGTTTCCCAGCGGGCCATCCTTCACGCTGACGAGCGCGATCGCCATCTGTCTCTTCGGTTTGGTCGTGGAACAGGATTTGCTGAGTCGGGAAGGGCATATCAATGCCGTTAGCCGTGAGCTTATTCTTAATGGCAGCGAGAACTTGATCCTGCTTATCGAGAATATCTGCACGTCGCGGCGGCTGTACCCACCAACGGGCGCGGATATTCACCGTACTGTCAGCTAGATCCACTACAAGGGCGTCGGGAGCTGGATCTTCCAAAACACCATCGACGCTAGCGATCGCTTCCAGAATCAGTTGTTTTGCCCGGTCAATGTCGTCGCCGTAACCAATACCCACGTCGTACTGAAGGCGGCGATTCTCGAAAGCAGTGTTCACCGTTACCGAGTTTGTAAACAGCTCAGAATTCGGAATCACGATGCGACGACCATCATAGGTTCTAATGGTCGTGGCTCGCGTCTGGATGTTTTCAACCGTTCCTTCAAAGTCTTTAAATACGATTTGGTCATCAAGCTGGAATGGCTCGGTCAACAGAATTAAAATACCAGCCAGAAAATTCTGAAGAATATCGCGGAACGCGAAACCAATTGCGACCCCACTAATCCCTAGCAGTTGAATTAAATCTCCGGCTTGGAATGTCGGGATAACGATAGATAATGCTACAAATAGACCAATTAAAATAATAATTCCCTGCGACAAACGACCTAACACCAGACCCAGATTCCGAGCTTGTCGATGCCTTCTGGTAAGCCGTCTGACCGTCGCCTTAATCGCTCTTGCTGCAAAAAAAAATAGTGTGAAGACGATTAGTGCTAATACAATATTGGGCAGCATGACAATCAGGCCATCGATCATTGCCTGAATTTTCCCCCATGCTGTTGATACCGATGTTTGAAAATTCATTCCTATTTTCCGCTTACAAAATGTTGTTGATTTTAATTAAAAATTCATAATTTTGACTCTGTCTATGGTCAGTATCTAGATAACACAGCTTCTATTATAAAAATAAATATATTCATAATTTATTTCTAAGGTTATAGCAATTCTCTATTGGATGTAGTACGGTTTAACCCCACCCCTGCCGCACCCCGTTCACAGGGAGGGGTTCAATATTCCTCAATATTCCCCCCTCTCCGTTCACGGAGAGGGGCTGGGGGTGAGGTTCCGAGTCTATACTGCACTCAAGTGAGAACTGCTATAGTTGATTTAGCGCTAAACCATGAATAATGATTTAACTTTTGAATAATTATCTAAATAGAGACAGATAAACTATAAAAAAATTATTTATATCTAGGAAAATATCGATAAAATACTGTTAACAAGTTCCTATAGTGCTAGATTGTAGCGCGATCGCACAAGGGACGCTGATAAACATCTAACAGCCGCCTCTGCCCATATCCCCGTGAGTCATCGGGCATCTGCGATCGGCACCTGCCAAATTTTGATAGTACTGTCACCACTGCCAGTAGCAATCGTCTGTCCATCCGGGCTAATCACAATACATTTAACCCAGCTAGAATGCCCGGTAAGCGTGCGAATTTCTTCACCCGTCGAAAGATTCCAAATTTTAATTGTT
The sequence above is a segment of the Coleofasciculus sp. FACHB-T130 genome. Coding sequences within it:
- a CDS encoding mechanosensitive ion channel family protein, whose amino-acid sequence is MNFQTSVSTAWGKIQAMIDGLIVMLPNIVLALIVFTLFFFAARAIKATVRRLTRRHRQARNLGLVLGRLSQGIIILIGLFVALSIVIPTFQAGDLIQLLGISGVAIGFAFRDILQNFLAGILILLTEPFQLDDQIVFKDFEGTVENIQTRATTIRTYDGRRIVIPNSELFTNSVTVNTAFENRRLQYDVGIGYGDDIDRAKQLILEAIASVDGVLEDPAPDALVVDLADSTVNIRARWWVQPPRRADILDKQDQVLAAIKNKLTANGIDMPFPTQQILFHDQTEETDGDRARQREGWPAGKQEVPKPRSIGGSLRKLAEMRAQRDGNGSHRDENPDRPHRTDNN